In Methanobrevibacter wolinii SH, the sequence TTAAAAAGAATATAATAAAAACTAATTTAAATATGAGGTTTTAAATTTTGAAAGATCCAATCCCAATAATGTTTAAATTTTCATGAGGCATTAAACTTTAAAAGATTTAAATTTAATGATGTTTAAATCAGTTTATAAAATATCCTTATTTCAAAGTAGATAATCTAATTTATGAAGTTTTAAGTTTAATTATTAAAATTCATATCCCTATTTTTTTATTTAAAAATGAAAAATTTAGTTCTAAACTAGTAAGCCTAAAAGCTAAGCAAATAAAAAAATTTACTCACAAAACCAATAAACCTAAAAGCTAAGCAAATAAAAAATTCATATTCTTCTAAGTACTAAACCAATAGCAGCTAATGCAAATAAGAGGATATACAAAGGATTTCCTGTATTATATAATGTACCTGTATTTTTAACTGGATCTTTTAAAATATCGGTTGTATTATTTGTATTAGAATAGTTGTTTAATGTAGTATTATTATGAGATGTACTGTTGTTTGTAGTATTATTATGGATTGTAATGTTATTTGTGGTAGTATTATTTGTTTTAGGAGTCTCCCACCATAATTTAATACCCATTAATTCTTGAAAGTTATCCCTTACAGGATTAAAGAATTTAAGTTGATAATGTTCATCGCTTCCATTAACACTTCGTATAATACCAGTATCTGGATAGGATTTAACCATGTTTAAAATCTCTAAAACATAATCCCCTCTTGTTTTTCCATTAGTGAGTACATAATCAAAAAAGTTATTATTAGGCTCTAAAAGATTAGAGCTATCACTAATATTTAAATAATTATATCTTAAAAATCCTGTGATAATACCTTGGATATCACCATCAGATAGATTTTCTTTTCTAAACTTATTTACAAGCAAAGTCTTTATGTAATCATCTACAGATTGGTTTGTTATGGTATTTACAACTTTAACTTTACTGGTATTATGTTCAGTATAATTTATACGGTCATTATAATAAACATATGGACCATCCTTAGATGGGTTTATACAATATGCAGTATAATTATCACTAGTATAAGCAGGAAGATATCCATCCTCACCAACATGAACTACTTGGGTATCAACATTATCAGTTTCATTTGTATCTGAGACTGTAACATTAACTGCACTTATAGAACAAATACTCAACATTAATACGATTATACAAAAAATTGTCATTATTCTTCTCTTCATTCAAATTCACCTACTTTTTCTTATTTGAATTTTATAATATATACAAATTTTCTACAAAATAATCTTCAATTAGTTAAAAAATTCATAATAAAATCCATATTTTTTAATAAAATTTCAAATTTTATAAAATATTTTCAAATATTTTAGATAGAGGATCCAATAAAAGTTAATAAAAAATAGTAAAAAAGTGATAATAAAACCTAATAAAAAAATTAAAATTAACAAACAAACGAGCTGAAACTAAAAAATTAAAAAAAAAATTAAAATTAATAAATTTAAAAAAAATAGATAAAAAAATTCAATAGAATATTATGAATTTAAATTATAGGTAAATTTATCAATTAAATTCCTATTTCCATTAGAATTTTCTTTATATACAAAGACTTTCAAGTAAGATACTTTAAAGTCACCGGAACCTTTATGACCAAACATCACATCAGCAGTTTTACTTGTACCTGAAGTAATATTATCATCATAACAAAGAACGTTTAAAGCATTCAAACCAAAGAAATTTGCCATAACATCCAATTCTTTACCGTCAGAAGAATATGGATATACCTCAATAGTGACATCTTTTAGATCTTCTTTAGCTGTATAGGTTACCTTATAGGATTTTTCATATCCTTTATAATCATCAGAGTTAACAGTGTCACCACCAGTAGAATCCACAGAATTAATAGCAATTTTATGTGGCATTAAACTAAATTTCATTGAATCCACATCCCCATGAGAATTGTAATATGAAAATGCAGTTAATGAAACAACAGCAATGATTAATACAATGATAAGAATAGACAAAGTCCTTTTGTTATTCCTTTCAGGTTTTTTAGAACTGGTCCTTTTGATATTTGCCGAAGGTTTATCAGATAATTTATAACCACACTCTAAACAAAATTTGTCTTGTTCCTTTACTTCAGTACCGCAATTAGGACAATACTTAAAATCACTCATTGAAAACCCCCTTTCATAATTAATATTAAAAATAGAATGTTTATACCCTAATTAAAACTTTAAATAAATATAAACAAGTTTACTATTTATAATAATCGATATATAAAATTTTTTAAATAAATTTAAGATAGCACATATTCAAAACCAAGAAAATATTTAAAACCATTAATTAAGACATAACACCAAAACAAAAACCAAACAAAAACACAAAAAACAATAAAATAAAACACCACACCAAAACAAAAACCAAACAAAAACACAAAAAACAATAAAATAGGATAAAACAGTTTTTAGTATAAAAAAATAGATAGATTCTAGAAATTAAATCATTAAATAAAAAATTAACCAATCAACTACATGAAAAAACAACTAAAAATACAAGAAAATAAGTAAAAATGGAATTCTTATTCTAAAAAAATGCATGAAATTAAAAAAAAATTAATTACAATTAAAAATATAAAAAAATGGAAAGTATAGTTACCTATACCTATTTATCAAGATTCACCCTCTCTGGTGCAGTATATAGATTAAATCTATTATCACGTACAAAACCAACCATAGTAATATGGCCTTTTTCAGCAATATCATAACCAGATCCTGCAGGAGCAGCATTAGAAACTAAAATTGGAATTCCAACCCTAACCACCTTTATAAGCATGTCTGCGGGCATCCTTCCACTATAAGTTACATAACACCTGCTGAGATCATATCCCCTTTGTGCAGCAGCACCAATAACCTTATCCACAGCCACATGTCTACTTACATCTTCACGTGTAATATACTTATCACCATATA encodes:
- a CDS encoding zinc ribbon domain-containing protein, which produces MSDFKYCPNCGTEVKEQDKFCLECGYKLSDKPSANIKRTSSKKPERNNKRTLSILIIVLIIAVVSLTAFSYYNSHGDVDSMKFSLMPHKIAINSVDSTGGDTVNSDDYKGYEKSYKVTYTAKEDLKDVTIEVYPYSSDGKELDVMANFFGLNALNVLCYDDNITSGTSKTADVMFGHKGSGDFKVSYLKVFVYKENSNGNRNLIDKFTYNLNS